In Papaver somniferum cultivar HN1 chromosome 1, ASM357369v1, whole genome shotgun sequence, a genomic segment contains:
- the LOC113298227 gene encoding lysM domain-containing GPI-anchored protein 2-like, translating into MLLNKLVFCILFLSVATFSSVKSQGFVCKSTTISKCKSVAGYVAPNATTLANITTLFGITDFNSLLGANNLPIDTPQSKSVAANETIKIPFTCSCSNGTGISDRSPMYTVKAGDGLDHIARNVFSLLVTHQEIAAVNNISDPNKIEVGQSLRIPLPCSCDDVDEIQVVHYAHLVPPNGTLEMIVDEFGATEESLLKLNNLTDAKELKAESVLDVPLRACTSMVSNASSDYPLLLSDGTYTYTANNCIKCTLT; encoded by the exons ATGCTGTTGAACAAACTTGTCTTTTGTATCTTATTCCTCTCTGTTGCAACTTTTTCATCAGTGAAATCTCAAGGTTTCGTCTGTAAATCCACTACAATTTCCAAATGTAAATCTGTAGCTGGTTATGTAGCACCAAACGCTACAACTCTTGCAAACATCACAACTCTTTTCGGAATAACAGACTTCAATTCGCTCCTCGGAGCTAACAATTTACCAATAGACACACCACAGAGCAAATCAGTGGCTGCTAATGAGACTATTAAAATCCCCTTCACCTGTTCGTGTAGTAACGGAACAGGAATCTCTGATAGAAGTCCGATGTATACAGTGAAAGCAGGGGATGGTTTAGATCACATCGCAAGGAATGTTTTTTCATTGTTAGTCACACATCAAGAAATCGCCGCCGTGAATAATATTAGTGATCCTAATAAGATCGAAGTTGGGCAGTCATTGCGGATCCCTCTTCCTTGTAGCTGTGATGATGTGGATGAAATTCAAGTCGTTCATTATGCGCACTTGGTGCCTCCTAATGGAACTTTAGAGATGATTGTCGATGAGTTTGGAGCCACAGAAGAGAGTTTATTGAAACTTAATAACCTTACTGATGCCAAAGAACTTAAAGCGGAATCAGTTCTTGATGTTCCATTAAGAG CTTGTACGTCTATGGTCAGCAATGCTTCTTCGGATTATCCCTTGCTTCTCTCCGATGGGACTTACACTTACACAGCCAACAATTGTATCAAGTGCACGTTGACTTAA